A region from the Rosa rugosa chromosome 6, drRosRugo1.1, whole genome shotgun sequence genome encodes:
- the LOC133717807 gene encoding histidinol-phosphate aminotransferase, chloroplastic-like, producing MGVINLYHASSLHFTNPTSPIPSSKRNSVIAMSTIPVQQQQPPLVNDGQHRLTGDSFIRPHLRTLSPYQPILPFEVLSARLGRKPEDIIKLDANENPYGPPPEVSEALGALKFPYIYPDPESRRLRAALAKDSGLDAEFLLAGCGADELIDLIMRCVLDPGDKIVDCPPTFTMYEFDAAVNGASVIKVPRKSNFSLNVEVISDVVKQEKPKCIFLTSPNNPDGSIISDDILLKILELPILVVLDEAYIEFSGLESRMQWVKKHENLIVLRTFSKRAGLAGLRVGYGAFPLTIIEYLWRAKQPYNVSVAAEVSACAALQNPTYLENVKNALLQERERLYHLLKGLPFLKPYPSYSNFILCEVTSGMDAKKLKEDLAKMGVMIRHYNNKELSGYVRVSVGKPEHTDALIDCLRRLS from the exons ATGGGTGTGATTAATCTCTACCACGCTTCCTCACTTCACTTCACTAATCCCACTTCCCCAATACCCAGTTCTAAAAGGAACTCTGTTATAGCCATGTCCACCATCCctgtgcagcagcagcagccgcCACTAGTCAATGACGGTCAACACCGCTTGACCGGCGACTCTTTCATCCGACCCCATTTGAGGACCTTGTCTCCTTATCAACCCATTTTACCGTTTGAG GTGTTGTCAGCCCGACTTGGAAGGAAGCCTGAAGACATCATCAAATTAGATGCAAATGAAAACCCTTACGGTCCTCCTCCGGAG GTTTCTGAAGCTTTGGGTGCATTGAAATTCCCATATATTTATCCGGACCCTGAAAGCCGTCGTTTACGTGCTGCCCTTGCAAAGGATTCAGGCCTTGATGCTGAATTTCTTCTTGCAGGATGTGGTGCAGATGAActcattgatttgattatgag ATGTGTGCTTGATCCTGGTGACAAGATTGTGGACTGCCCTCCCACGTTCACAATGTATGAATTTGATGCCGCAGTCAATGGGGCATCCGTCATTAAAG TGCCGAGGAAGTCAAACTTTAGCTTGAATGTAGAGGTCATCTCAGATGTAGTTAAACAAGAAAAACCTAAATGCATATTCCTAACTTCTCCAAACAATCCAGATGGGAG TATAATCAGCGACGACATTCTCTTGAAAATCCTTGAGCTTCCTATATTGGTTGTTCTGGATGAAGCATATATTGAGTTTTCTGGACTTGAATCAAGGATGCAATGGGTGAAGAAACATGAGAATTTAATTGTTCTTCGAACATTTAGCAAACGAGCTG GCTTAGCCGGACTCCGGGTGGGATACGGAGCATTTCCCTTGACAATCATTGAATATCTCTGGAGAGCAAAGCAACCATATAATGTGTCCGTTGCTGCTGAAGTTTCTGCCTGCGCAGCATTGCAGAATCCCACCTACCTTGAG AACGTGAAAAATGCTTTACTGCAAGAAAGGGAGAGGCTTTATCACCTTCTCAAGGGGCTGCCATTTCTCAAGCCTTATCCTAGCTATTCCAATTTCATTCTTTGTGAGGTCACATCCGGAATGGATGCTAAGAAACTCAAG GAGGACCTTGCAAAAATGGGTGTGATGATTCGTCATTACAACAACAAAGAGTTGAGCGGTTATGTTCGCGTATCAGTTGGGAAGCCTGAACACACAGATGCCTTGATTGATTGCCTCAGACGCTTATCTTAA